Below is a window of Polyangiaceae bacterium DNA.
ACCGAAGCAGCACACGCCTTGCCCGTCGCAGTCGGGCGCGTTGCGCCGGAGCGGGCCGTGCGCGAGCCCCATGAGCTGGGCGCCCCGCGCGATGACTCGCGCCGGTCCTCCCAGGTGTTCCGCCGGCGCCTCCGCCACCCCGAGCATCTGCTCCACGCGCTCGTAGTAGGGACCGAGCGTGGCTGCGGAGATCTCGCCCAGGCCGTGCTGCTCCGCCCAGAGCCGGAAGGTGTGTGCTGGCGTGCGATAGCACGTGCCCGAGTTGATGACGGTGCTGCCGCCCACGGCGCGGCCCGCCCAGACCGGCGCGGCAACGTTGCCGAGCGCGATGGTGGTGCCGCGACCGAGGTACATCTTCTGGAACGCCGGCTGCGCCCGGGCGGCGAAGCTGTCGCGCCGGTGGTAGTCCCCGTCCTCCAGCATCAGCACCGCGCGCCCGCGCCGGGCGAGCTCGTAGGCGGCCGCCGCGCCGCCCGCGCCGGTCCCGACGACCACGACGTCGCACTCGAGCTCGAGGTCCTCGTCGATCTCGCGGCCGTTCGTCACCTGCTCCATGAAGCGCTCGCGCTCGGGCTTGGGAGGCTCGACCGAGTAGCGACAGCCGACCTCGGCGAACACGCGCGGGTCGTCGAAGTGCGCGGCCTTGAGCGGCGTCACCACCGCGCGCAGGAGCCAGCGCAACCCGCGCGGCCCGGCCTGGCTCCAGGCCTCGAGCGCCGCCATGCGCTCCTCGCCGGAGAGCCGAGAGAACGGCCGACCCCGTCGTCCGAGCGTCGAAGCCTCCACCGCCCACAGGCTCGCGCGTACGCCGCGGAAGAAGGTCTCACCCTGGCGCGAGGCGAAGCGCTCGAGCCGTGCCACGCTCTCCAGATCCCCACCGGGGATGCGGCCGCTGAAGGGCAGCACGGCCTGGGCGAGCGCGAGCGCGATGCGGCGTTCGGCGTCCGAGAACTGGGGCTCGTCGGTTGGGGACACGTGCTGGTGAGCGGCAGGATAGCTCAACAGCCGAGCGGCTCGCTCCAGCGTTCGGGCGTCCTCGACCATGGCGCCGCCAGCGTCTAGTCTCGCTCGATGGTGGCTCTCCTCGCGCGCGCTTCGTTCGGGCTCCTGGCGATCTGCCTGACGGCGGGCTGCGGCGGAGACGATTCGGGTGGGTCGGGTCAGCCGCTGCCGGACGCGGGCCTGGAGGACTCGTCCGCCTCCGACGCGGGTGACGCCGGCGAGGACTCGACGCCTCCGGACGGCGACCTGCCCGACGACGGCTCGACGCCGCTCGACGCGCCGCCCGACGCAAGCAGCCCCTGCACAAAGTCTCCGGCGGAGTGCGCGCTCGACGACGAGCAGGCCGCGTCGGACCAGATGGACTCCGTGGCGGGCGACGAGGTCGCGCTCCGCCAGTTCTTGACGGCGGTGCCGAAGGGAGGAGACCTGCACAACCACCTGTCCGGTGCGGTCTATGCCGAGACGTACCTCGACTGGGCCAAGACGGAGGGCGGGTACTGCATCAACAAGAGCACCCTCGCGCTCTCGACCTCGTGCAGCAACACCTCGACCACCTCGCCCGTTCCGACGCCTGCCGACGCCTTGTTCCTGCCCGTGGTCCGCGCCTGGTCGATGCTGGACTTCGTCCCGGGCGCCGAGACGGGCCACGACCACTTCTTCGCGACCTTCGGCAAGTTCGGCGCCATCTCCGGACCCGCGCACCACGCCAAGGGTCTGGCGGACGTGATGAAGCGCGCCGACAGCGAGAACGTGCTGTACATCGAGCCGATGCTGTTCTCGAACTCGAACGCCAGCAGCTGGGGGTCGAGCGTCTGGACCGGCGGCACGCTGACCACCGCGGATCTGCCGGCTTTCCACGCGGCGCTCCTGGCTTCGAGCGGCTACGGCGCCGCCGTGCAGGCCATCCTCACCGACATCCAGAGCTCGGAGTCTGGCGCGCTGAACCTGCTCGGCTGCAAGGGCGCGAACCCCCAGAGCGCTTGCCGCGTGGGCGCGCGCTACATGGTCTACATCTCGCGCAGCGGCGGCGGTCCCAGCGTCTTCGCGCAGATGGTCGCGGCGTTCGAGGCGGCGAAGACGGAGCCGCGCTTGGTCGCGTTGAACCTGGTCGGCCCCGAGGACGGCTCCACCGCCCTCAGCTCCTACGACCGCTCGATGGCCATGCTGGGTTACCTGCACGACGCGTACGCCGGAAAGAGCCCGCTGCACGTCACCCTGCACGCCGGCGAGCTCACCGAGAAGTACCTGCCCTCCGGCTACGCCATCTCCCAGATCGATCACATCCGCAAGGCCGTGCAGGTGGCGCGCGCGGAGCGGATTGGACACGGACTGGACGTGCTCGGGGAATCGAACCCCACTGCGCTGCTCGCCGAGCTGAAGCAACTTGGCGTGATGATCGAGATCGGGCTCAGCAGCAACGTGCAGATCCTCGAGGTCAGCGGCCCGGCCCACCCGCTGGCGACCTACCTGAAGAGCGGCGTGCCCGTCGCCCTCGCGACCGACGACCAGGGCGTGTCGCGCTCCAGCATGGCGGGGGAGTACCTGCGCGCCGTCCAGGACCAGAAGCTCGACTACAAGACGCTGAAGTCGATGGCGCGCACGAGCCTGGAGAAGTCGTTCCTCCCCGGCGCGAGCTTATGGACGTCGATGGACACGCTCCAGGCGGTGCCTGCCTGCGCGCCCACGCCGACCAGCTACTTCGGCGACGACCCCGCGCCGGCCACCTGTCAGACCCACCTCGGCGGAAGCGCCAAGGCGACCGCGCAGTGGGAGCTCGAGCGGCGCTTTCGCGAGTTCGAGTCCAAGCAGTAGGGGCTCTGTTTCGCCTCTACGTACCAGGTCCCAGCCGCCAGGCGAGCACGCGTGTCTGCACCGCCTCGCGGAACATGCAGGTGACCTGACCGTCCTCCGACGCCACGAAGACCACGCTGCCAGGATGCTCGGCGGCGTAGGTCGCCCCGGCGCGGTGACGCACCCCTCGACTGCCCAGATCGACGGGCTGAGCCGTCACGCCTTCACTGTCGAGCGCCTCGTCGACCGTGGCGGTGTGACCCACGGGCAAGATCACTCCGAACGCGACCAGCGCCAGCGCGCGATTGAGCAGGGTCGCGCCGTCGATCCCAGTCAGCGCCCCCAGCTCTTCGACGACGCGCTCCGCCTCCGTGAGGAAGGCGTTGCGAAGCAGCTCGCCAAAGGCGCGGGCGTCACTGCTCTGCGGAGGCTCGGACGACCTGCGCGAGCCAACCTCGGGCCAGAACGGGCGCGACGGCGGGGCGGAGTCCCGCCTCCGCTCGATGTGCCGCGCCAGCCGCAGCAATGCGGCCAACGACGAGTCGCCCACCATCCTGTAGGTGGCCGACTCGGCCGCTGACGGCTGCTCTTCCGGAGCGATGATCAGGATGCCTCCCCGACCGTGTGCTGCCATCTCACGTACGAGCGAGCGAATGGCGTCGAGATAGTCCGCGACGCCCGGCTCTTCCAGTCCGGCAGCCCGAGCATTCTCCTCCAGGGCGAGCCTGACTGGACCGGCGGAGAACAAGACGTCCTCGCCGCCGGTGAGGATCGCGCCGCGCTCGTAGCCGAGCAAGAGGTCGCGGCCGTTGCGTATGGACAGGCAGCCGGGCCGGGCCGCGACGATCTTCAGGAATGGATCCCGATCCACGTTGAGGCCTTCGCGGGCAAGGCCGGTGATGGCGAGGTGCGCCTCGTCGAGCACGTGGACCGCGGAGTAGATCCGGCGATCGAGCCCGGCGACCGCAAGCTTCGCGAACTCCGGGATGCTGAAGGGCCGAGGTGCGTCGAAACGATGGACCTTCCACTGGTAGAGAGACGCGGCTCCCGACTCGGCACCCTCGGGCAGCACGACGTCGCCCTCGCTCCGACCGAGCAAGACTACGCCCACCGGGTTGCGCTCGCCCTCGTGGGTCTCGAGACCGGCGAAGAAGACGGTCGTGAGCAGGTGGACGAGCAAGTCGTCGTCCACCTCCCCCAAACAGCAGCTCCTGGATACCGCCCGATGCCGCAACACTGGCACCAGCGCTGGCGGGAACACGTGTGCACCGAGCTCGCCAGTCGTGGGCATGGGACTAACCCGAGTGGGGCGAGCTCGGCTCGTCCGATGATCCGAGGAGCGTCGCGGCCACGGACTCGAGGTCGCTCAGATCGAAGGGCTTGCGCAGCAGGACGGCCCTGCGCCCGAGCGCTCGGACCTGCGCCGGGATGCGCTCATCTCGGAGCGCGGTCATCACGATGACCGCGGCGCCTACGCCGGCGGTGCGCGCCGTGGCCATCGCCTGAAGACCGCTCATCCACGGCATCGCGATGTCCGTGACGACGAGCGCGAAGGGACCCTCGTCGGCCAGCTTCTCGATGAGCTCGGCGCCGCTCCCGGCGCTCACCACGTCCGCCCCCAAGTCGGCGAGCGCCTCGGCCACGGCGTCGAGCAGCTCGGGGTCGTCGTCTGCCACCAGGATCCGCGCGTAAGCACGGCCCGTGCCGGGCGCGAGCTCGTGTGCCCGTCCCGGAAATATCGACTGCGCCCCATGCAGGGTGTTCGCGGCGTGAGGGCGACCGCGCACTCCCTGCGCGGGTCGAGAGGTCGTCGAGTCTCGGATCCCCCATGCAGAAGTCCCGGATCGGGCCTGCGGGGTGATGCCTGGCACACGATCACGCGGCGCGCAGGAGTTGCGCGAAGGTGCCGCTGGCGAGCGGCATGCCTCTTGTACCCATCGCCGGCATGAAGCTCCGGCTCCGGGCCAAGCAGCTCTGGCGCGGGTTTGCGCCGGCTGTTGGGCTGCTGGCGGTCGTGCTCGGCGGCGGCGTGCTCGTCGGCTGGTGGGGCGACCTCGCCGCGCTGCGCGCCCCCGTTCCGGGCGCTCCAGCGATGAAGCCCAACACGGCGCTGATGTTCGTGCTGTGCGGGCTCGCGCTCTTCTCGCGTGGTCGCGCGGAGCCCAGCGTGCGCCACGAGCGAGCGGGCATCGCCCCTGCTCTGATCGCGCTCGCGATTGCGGCTGCGACACTGTTCGAGCACGCGGCGGGCGTCGAGCTGGGTATCGACGGCCTGGTCGCGGGCGCTTCGTCCGGAGCGCCCTCGCCCAGCACCGCTTCGGCCTTTCTGCTCCTGAGCGTCGCGCTGCTCCTGCCTAGAGCCCCGGACCGCCGTCGCGCCATGCTGGTCGAGGCACTCGCGCTAATTGCGGCGACGAACGCCATGCTCGCGCTGCTCGGCTTCTCGCTGGGGGTGGTGTTCTTCGACGCGGAGGTTCGCTTGCCCGTCGCCATCGGTATGGCGCCGCACAGCGCTGCCGGGCTCCTGCTGCTCGCGGCGGGTGTGCTCGTCGCCCGGCGCGACGCGGTGCTGACGAGCCTCCTGACCAGCAGGGGCTCCGGCGGCGAAGTGGCTCGGCGCCTGCTGCTCGTCGCGCTCGTGACCATTCCGGTCACGACGGTCGCGGCCTTTGCGCTGGAGCGGCGCGGCTGGTGGCCGACACCGGGCGCGGCGGTCGTGGCCGCGACGACGAGCGCCATGGTGCTGGTCCTGGCCCTTCGGATCACCGGCCGCCGCCTCGACGCCGTGGAGTCCCAGCGCACGCGCCTGGCCGCAGATCTCCAGCGCGCCATGGCGGAGAGCGCGCGGCTCGCGGCGCTGGTCACGTCCGCCGACGACGCCATCATCGCCGAGAGCCCCGAGGGCGTCGTGCTCGACTGGAACCAAGGCGCCGAGCGCCTGTACGGCTGGAGCGCGGCCGAGATGCTGGGCCGTTCGATCGACGCGATCATCCCCGAGGAAGACCGTGCGGTGCGGCGCGACCTCCGCGAGCGCGCCGCCGCGGGCGTCGTCATGCGCGGCCTCGAGTGCGTGATCGTCAACAAGAACGGCGGGCGCATCCCGGTCTCGCTGACGCTGTCCCCGATCGGCGACGAGGCCGGCAGCGTGAGCTCCATTTCGCGCGATCTGACCGAGGTGAAGGCGGCGCAGGCCGTACTGGCCAAATCCGGCGAGCTCTTCGCCGAGGTCGCCCGCGCCAACTTGCTGGTGACCGAAGCCACTGCCGCGATGCCCGAGACCGGTCTGCCGCGCGTGCTTGAGGTGATCGCCGAGCAGGCCCGCAAGCTCACGGGAGCCGAGCTCGCGGGGGTCGGCCTGGGCGCGCGGGCTCCCTTCCAGCACTGGGTCCGGGTCGGAGCGGCTGCGGAGCAAGGCAGTGACGAGCATCCGCTGCTCGCCGCCTCTGCCGAGCTGGGCGAGATCGTACGCGTGGCGAACGTGCGCGAGGATCCGCGCTTTCGCGACGGAGTCCCGGAGCACTCGCAGATCGAGAGCCTGATGGGCATCCCGGTCAGATACCGCGGGGAAATCACCGGACACCTGTGCTTGGCCAACAAGCACGGTGGTGGGGGCTTCAGCGCTCAGGACCAGAGCGCCGTGGAGCTGATCGCGGCCCACGTCGGCGCCGCCATCGAGGCTTCGCGGCTCTACGAGCGCGAGGCGATCCAGCGCGCCCGTCTGGAGTCGATCGTCGCGCAGCTGCCGGTGGGCGTAGTCGTCATCGATGCACAGGCCCAACTGGTGCTGCAGAACCAGGCATCACTCGAGCTGGCGAAGAGCATTCGACCCATGGTGCACGACGTGCGCTTGCCGTCCGGCGAGGCGCTGCCAGCCGAAGACCATCCGGTGATCCGCGCGCTACGGACCGGCGAGCGCATCGCGTCTCAGGAGCTCAAGCTCGAGCTCGGCTCGGGGGAGCAGGTGCCCATCCTCGCCAGCGCCGCCCCAGTGCGCAGCGGTGACGAGATCGTCGGAGCCGTCACCGCCTTCCGCGACATTCGGGCCATCAAGGAGCTCGAGCGCATGCGGGAAGAGTGGGCCTCGGTCATCGCCCACGACATGCGGCAGCCGGTGAACAGCATCTGGCTCAACAGCGATCTCCTGAAGGGGGCGCCTCTGTCCCAGCGCGAGCAGAACCAAGTGGCCCGCATCCGTCGCGCCGCGGAGCGGCTCAATCGCATGGTCGAAGACCTCCTCGACATCTCTCAGGTCGAGTCGCGTCATCTCGCGCTCTGCCGGGAGCCGCTCCGGCTCGGCTCGGCGCTCGCCGAGGCGCTGGCGGGCGTGCCGGACATCGGCGCACGCTGTCAGCTGGAGCTCGACGACGCCGAGCTGCTGGTGCTGGCCGACTCGGTGCGGTTCCAACAAATCCTCGAGAACCTGCTGTCCAACGCCGAGAAGTACGGGGAGCCCGGCACACCGGTGGTCGTGCGCAGCCGGCGCGAGCAGAGTCAGGTCGTGATCAGCGTCGAGAATCGCGGGCCGGGCATCTTGCCCGACGAGCTCCGCACGCTGTTCGAGCGCTTCTCACGCGCCCGCTCGGCGCACGCCGGCCCGGCGCGGGGCCTGGGACTTGGCCTCTACATCTGTCGCGGCCTCGTCGAGGCCCACGGCGGCCGCATCTGGGTGGAGAGCGTGCCCGGCGGCACCACCACGTTCCACTTCACGCTGCCCATCGCGCTGGAGGCCGAGCTGGCCCAGACCATGGCGCACGCTCGGGCCAGCTGACGGGCGCGGTCTCCGTCAGGCCTTGGGTCCGAAGGCCGTGACCACGAAGCCGCCGCCCTTCTCGTCGACGTGCATCTCCAAGAGGCCGCGGCGCTGCGCGTCCTCGAGCAGATCGTTGAACGTCCGGTAGCCGTGGAAGCGCTCCGAGAAGCTGGGTCGCTTGCGCTTGAGCACCTGCTTGACCATCGAGCCGTGCACCGAGCCATCCCGATCGGAAAACAGCGCCTCCACGGTCTCGAGCACGAGCTCGAGCGCCTCGGTCTGGCGCTGATCGACGCTCTTCTCGCTCTTGTCCGGGTCGCCTGCCGCGGCCGGCGTCGAGACGCGCGCCGGAGGTGGCGGTGGGGGCTTGGGCTGGGGGCGCTTCTCCTTCTCGCGCCGCTGCTCGCGCTTCGCGCGCACCAGGTCGTCGTAGTAGATGAACTCGTCGCAGTTCTCGATCAAGAGGTCGCTCGAGCTGTTCTTCACGCCGAGCCCGATCACTCGCTTGTTGTTCTCGCGCAGCTTCGAGACCAACGGCGAGAAGTCGCTGTCCCCCGACACGATCACGAACACGTCGACGTGCGACTTCGTGTAGCACAGGTCGAGTGCGTCCACGACGAGCCGGATGTCGGCGGAGTTCTTCCCCGAGTACGAGACGTGGGGGATCTCGATGAGCTCGAACGAGGCCTCGTGCAGCATGCGCTTGGAAGACTTGTAGCGGTCCCAGTCCGCGTAGGCGCGCTTGACCACGACCTTGCCTTTGTCCAGCAGGCGCTCGAGCACGAAGTTGACGTCGAAGTCCTCGTACTTTGCGTCGCGGACTCCGATCGCTACGTTCTCGAAGTCGCAGAAGATCGCCATGTTGAGGGTGTCGTCGAGTCGTTCGGTCACGGGCGCACCATAGCCCGACTTGCGGCGCTCGGCGCCAGGCAGTGCTTCCGTCTGCGCCGCATGGGCTTCCCGCCGGACGCGATCTGAGCGAAGCTCGGGCCATGTTCCACGGCATGGGAAGGGCAGCCGTGCTCGCAGCCGTGCTCGCCGGCTGCAGCAGCAGCTCGACCAACGAGCCGTCCGGGACGTGCGAGTCCGGCGCGACGCGGAGCTGCATCGGGCCGGCGCAGTGCAAGGGCGGACAGTCCTGCGGTGCCAACGGGAAGTGGGAGGCGTGCGCGTGCGGCGCCGGCGGGGGCGGCGGTGCAGCCGGCAGCGGCGCGACCAGTGGCGGCGGCGGCACCAGCGGCGGCGGGGGCAGTGGCGGCAGCGGCGGCAGCGGCGGAACGAGCGGCGGCAGCGGCGGCGGTGGCGGCGGCACCGCGGGGCCGGCAGCCGGCTACCTGTTCTGGGGCAAGGACGCGGGGGACTTCGCCATCGTTCCGGTGGATGCTGCCGGCCTCACCGGCAGCGCTGTGACCGGCGCCGTGGCGGGCTGCGCGCCGCGCGCGCTGGTCGGCGACGGCTCGACTAGCGCGCTCTACTTGTTCTGCACCACCAACAACGGGGCAAACGTCTACTTCGTCGAGCCGGCTACCCTCCAGGTCGAGACCACCACAGTGACCCCTCTGGCCAAGACCGGGCTGGTGGCCGTGGCCTTCGACTGGGTCGACCCCGGCAGCTACCACGTGCTCTGGCAGCCGGCCGTCGGATCGGATGGCACGGTCCGCGAAGAGCTCAAGCAAGGGAGCGGCTCGAGCGATTCCAGCATGTCGCCGCCCACCGGGATGCGCGGGACCTTCATCGACGCCAAGAAGGAGTTCGTGCTCTGGTCGAGCGCTGGAGCGTGCGTGCGCACGAGCTACGGCTCGTTCAACACGAACACCACGCTGGCGGCCTTTGGTGGGCTGTTGTGCCGTTCGCTCGTGCTCGACGGGAGCGTCTGGCGCATGGCCTGGGGCTCGGAGGCGAACGACAGCGCGAAGATCTGTACCTTCGCCGCCGAGCCGGCGGACGCGACGGTCCCAAGCGGAACCGGCTGGACCGCCGACACCTGCAAAGACTTCTCGTACACCGGCAGCGGCTGGCGCTTCCGCGGCTACTTGCCCAAGCCGTGAGGTCGCGGCCCGCGCGGCCGCGAGCTACGAGGCTTCGCGCTGCTGGTAAGTGCCGTGCTTGACCAGGAACTGGCCGTCGTGGAACGCGCTGGGGCTGACCTCGCGGATGCCGTCGGCGCTCATCTCCAGGATGCGGCTGGCGACGCGGTCGACCATGTTGCGGTCGTGCGTCACGAAGACGCACGTGCCCTGATACACGCTGAGCGCCTCGGTGAGCGCGCGGATCGACTCCAGATCCAGGTGATTGGTCGGCTCGTCCAGCAGTAGGACGTTCGGCTCGGCGAGCATCAGCTTGGCCAGGAGCAGCCGCACGGTCTCTCCACCCGAGAGCACCTTGGTGGGCTTCATCGGCTCTTCCTTCTTGAACAAGAGCTTGCCGAACAGCGCGCGGAGGTTCTCCTCGTCGGCCTTGCTGTTGAAGCTCCACAGCCACGAGTGCGCCGTCTGGTCGGAGCGCGGCAGGATCTCGGAGTGCTCCTGCGGCATGTACTCGACGCGAGCCTCGTAGCCCCAGCTGACCGTGCCGGCGTCGGGCTCGAGATCGCCAGTGAGCATGCGCAGCATGCTGGTCTTGCCGATGCCGTTGGGACCCACCAGCGCGATCTTGTCGCCCCGCATCACGCTCAGGTTGAAGCCCTTGCAGATGCTGATGCGGTCGAACGCCTTGCACAGATTCTGCACGCTCAGCACGCTGCGCCCGCTGGCTCGCGCCTGCTCGAAGCGGATGAAGGGTCGCTGGATGTTGGACCGCTTCAGATCGACCATCGCCCGCTTCTCGCGCTCCGCGTGCTTCTCGCGAGATTTGACCTGGGTCGCGCGCGTGCCCGCGCCGAAGCGCCGCACGAACTCCTGGAGCTGGTCGATCTTCTCTTGCCGAGCCGCGTTGGCGAGCTCGACCCCGGTGCGGGCCTCGGCCTTCGCCCGGACCATGTCGTCGTAGTCGCCCGGGTAGACGATGATGCTCTCGTAGTCCACGTCGGCGATCTTGGTGCAGACGGCGTTGACGAAATGCCGGTCGTGGCTGATGACCACGAGCGCGCCGTCGTATTCGGTGAGGAAGCTCTCGAGCCAGCGGATGCTGGCGATGTCGAGGCTGTTGGTGGGCTCGTCGAGCAGCAGGCTGTCGGGCTTGCCGAACAGCGCCTTGGCAAGGAGCACGCGCACGCGGTCGCCGCCCTGGAGCACCTCGAGCTTCTGCTCGTGGAGCTCTGCGGGGATGCCGAGGCCCACGAGCAGCGTGGTGGCCTCGCCTTCGGCGGTGTACCCGTCGTGCTCGGCGATGGTCATCTCGAGCTCGCCGAGCAGCATGCCCTCGTCGTCGTCGAGGTCGTTGCCCTTGGCCAGGAGCTCTTCTTTCTTCGAGAGCGCTGCCCAGAGGGCCTGGTGACCGGAGAGGACCACGTCGAGGATGCGCTGATCGGCGTAGGTCGAGTGGTCCTGCTCGA
It encodes the following:
- a CDS encoding GMC family oxidoreductase; this encodes MVEDARTLERAARLLSYPAAHQHVSPTDEPQFSDAERRIALALAQAVLPFSGRIPGGDLESVARLERFASRQGETFFRGVRASLWAVEASTLGRRGRPFSRLSGEERMAALEAWSQAGPRGLRWLLRAVVTPLKAAHFDDPRVFAEVGCRYSVEPPKPERERFMEQVTNGREIDEDLELECDVVVVGTGAGGAAAAYELARRGRAVLMLEDGDYHRRDSFAARAQPAFQKMYLGRGTTIALGNVAAPVWAGRAVGGSTVINSGTCYRTPAHTFRLWAEQHGLGEISAATLGPYYERVEQMLGVAEAPAEHLGGPARVIARGAQLMGLAHGPLRRNAPDCDGQGVCCFGCPTGAKRSTDVSYVPEALKRGAQLVTGARVERVDVTRGRARGVSGRLASGRRLSVRAQAVVVAAGAFSTPLLLRRSGVCVRSPWLGKNLSIHPAAKVMAEFTETIDMSRGIPQSYSIDQWAEEGLMFEGGSTPIDITALGVPWVGRRFMHLMDRFMNLATFGFMIQDESRGEVRQGPRGSPLIFYNLSRKDTARMQRGIEILSEVFLRAGARRVLPLVHGCDELASEAGLARLKKMRLRPGDFEVTAFHPLGTCRMGTSPERGAIDPSHESFDTPGVYVTDGSAIPSSLGVNPQLTIMALALRAAEIIDGRLG
- a CDS encoding adenosine deaminase, translated to MVALLARASFGLLAICLTAGCGGDDSGGSGQPLPDAGLEDSSASDAGDAGEDSTPPDGDLPDDGSTPLDAPPDASSPCTKSPAECALDDEQAASDQMDSVAGDEVALRQFLTAVPKGGDLHNHLSGAVYAETYLDWAKTEGGYCINKSTLALSTSCSNTSTTSPVPTPADALFLPVVRAWSMLDFVPGAETGHDHFFATFGKFGAISGPAHHAKGLADVMKRADSENVLYIEPMLFSNSNASSWGSSVWTGGTLTTADLPAFHAALLASSGYGAAVQAILTDIQSSESGALNLLGCKGANPQSACRVGARYMVYISRSGGGPSVFAQMVAAFEAAKTEPRLVALNLVGPEDGSTALSSYDRSMAMLGYLHDAYAGKSPLHVTLHAGELTEKYLPSGYAISQIDHIRKAVQVARAERIGHGLDVLGESNPTALLAELKQLGVMIEIGLSSNVQILEVSGPAHPLATYLKSGVPVALATDDQGVSRSSMAGEYLRAVQDQKLDYKTLKSMARTSLEKSFLPGASLWTSMDTLQAVPACAPTPTSYFGDDPAPATCQTHLGGSAKATAQWELERRFREFESKQ
- a CDS encoding DNA integrity scanning protein DisA nucleotide-binding domain protein, which encodes MPTTGELGAHVFPPALVPVLRHRAVSRSCCLGEVDDDLLVHLLTTVFFAGLETHEGERNPVGVVLLGRSEGDVVLPEGAESGAASLYQWKVHRFDAPRPFSIPEFAKLAVAGLDRRIYSAVHVLDEAHLAITGLAREGLNVDRDPFLKIVAARPGCLSIRNGRDLLLGYERGAILTGGEDVLFSAGPVRLALEENARAAGLEEPGVADYLDAIRSLVREMAAHGRGGILIIAPEEQPSAAESATYRMVGDSSLAALLRLARHIERRRDSAPPSRPFWPEVGSRRSSEPPQSSDARAFGELLRNAFLTEAERVVEELGALTGIDGATLLNRALALVAFGVILPVGHTATVDEALDSEGVTAQPVDLGSRGVRHRAGATYAAEHPGSVVFVASEDGQVTCMFREAVQTRVLAWRLGPGT
- a CDS encoding response regulator; this translates as MADDDPELLDAVAEALADLGADVVSAGSGAELIEKLADEGPFALVVTDIAMPWMSGLQAMATARTAGVGAAVIVMTALRDERIPAQVRALGRRAVLLRKPFDLSDLESVAATLLGSSDEPSSPHSG
- a CDS encoding PAS domain S-box protein; the protein is MKLRLRAKQLWRGFAPAVGLLAVVLGGGVLVGWWGDLAALRAPVPGAPAMKPNTALMFVLCGLALFSRGRAEPSVRHERAGIAPALIALAIAAATLFEHAAGVELGIDGLVAGASSGAPSPSTASAFLLLSVALLLPRAPDRRRAMLVEALALIAATNAMLALLGFSLGVVFFDAEVRLPVAIGMAPHSAAGLLLLAAGVLVARRDAVLTSLLTSRGSGGEVARRLLLVALVTIPVTTVAAFALERRGWWPTPGAAVVAATTSAMVLVLALRITGRRLDAVESQRTRLAADLQRAMAESARLAALVTSADDAIIAESPEGVVLDWNQGAERLYGWSAAEMLGRSIDAIIPEEDRAVRRDLRERAAAGVVMRGLECVIVNKNGGRIPVSLTLSPIGDEAGSVSSISRDLTEVKAAQAVLAKSGELFAEVARANLLVTEATAAMPETGLPRVLEVIAEQARKLTGAELAGVGLGARAPFQHWVRVGAAAEQGSDEHPLLAASAELGEIVRVANVREDPRFRDGVPEHSQIESLMGIPVRYRGEITGHLCLANKHGGGGFSAQDQSAVELIAAHVGAAIEASRLYEREAIQRARLESIVAQLPVGVVVIDAQAQLVLQNQASLELAKSIRPMVHDVRLPSGEALPAEDHPVIRALRTGERIASQELKLELGSGEQVPILASAAPVRSGDEIVGAVTAFRDIRAIKELERMREEWASVIAHDMRQPVNSIWLNSDLLKGAPLSQREQNQVARIRRAAERLNRMVEDLLDISQVESRHLALCREPLRLGSALAEALAGVPDIGARCQLELDDAELLVLADSVRFQQILENLLSNAEKYGEPGTPVVVRSRREQSQVVISVENRGPGILPDELRTLFERFSRARSAHAGPARGLGLGLYICRGLVEAHGGRIWVESVPGGTTTFHFTLPIALEAELAQTMAHARAS
- a CDS encoding NYN domain-containing protein — translated: MAIFCDFENVAIGVRDAKYEDFDVNFVLERLLDKGKVVVKRAYADWDRYKSSKRMLHEASFELIEIPHVSYSGKNSADIRLVVDALDLCYTKSHVDVFVIVSGDSDFSPLVSKLRENNKRVIGLGVKNSSSDLLIENCDEFIYYDDLVRAKREQRREKEKRPQPKPPPPPPARVSTPAAAGDPDKSEKSVDQRQTEALELVLETVEALFSDRDGSVHGSMVKQVLKRKRPSFSERFHGYRTFNDLLEDAQRRGLLEMHVDEKGGGFVVTAFGPKA
- a CDS encoding ABC-F family ATP-binding cassette domain-containing protein; translated protein: MITAHEISMSFGERVLFDRVNVTFNDGERYGLTGPNGAGKSTFMKILSKELEPVNGSVSIRGRLGVLEQDHSTYADQRILDVVLSGHQALWAALSKKEELLAKGNDLDDDEGMLLGELEMTIAEHDGYTAEGEATTLLVGLGIPAELHEQKLEVLQGGDRVRVLLAKALFGKPDSLLLDEPTNSLDIASIRWLESFLTEYDGALVVISHDRHFVNAVCTKIADVDYESIIVYPGDYDDMVRAKAEARTGVELANAARQEKIDQLQEFVRRFGAGTRATQVKSREKHAEREKRAMVDLKRSNIQRPFIRFEQARASGRSVLSVQNLCKAFDRISICKGFNLSVMRGDKIALVGPNGIGKTSMLRMLTGDLEPDAGTVSWGYEARVEYMPQEHSEILPRSDQTAHSWLWSFNSKADEENLRALFGKLLFKKEEPMKPTKVLSGGETVRLLLAKLMLAEPNVLLLDEPTNHLDLESIRALTEALSVYQGTCVFVTHDRNMVDRVASRILEMSADGIREVSPSAFHDGQFLVKHGTYQQREAS